A stretch of Campylobacter showae DNA encodes these proteins:
- a CDS encoding ankyrin repeat domain-containing protein, which yields MKKFALGFAALFLVVFVNFLYEKLSRPTHFTVTPDTKIDPNSELAKYVTQEEIDDFAFRYWDIDEYEENNATLNALRNLLRLKDTDKILNFMTRNGLSADVKMKANTTPLMYASFYDDEATAKRLIDMGANAHAKDNYKLSPLAYAIENNSTKTAKLLLDSGVKFSNKEKIQRYLKAPQNDRIKSLTIDGDNIFVEYEAKYGQKNEGSKGWILPFDYITFGNFTEMLQILFSMGYFDENGNYFKDMKYMPNYEPMLNLLLDNNVSGQPTSEERKEAYKKCHDKVGVFTAAKEGYIYKMNKGRDEEGEARLRKNDKYRHLCTECLYHEGLLKYKPKPPDPEQIKRFDDTINFYSKHCLDENATFKDTESFVKWANEEERRENILRFLEAHKNNPAKVIYIDANTSSQNKEKLISNKLIQKLRSKDAAERR from the coding sequence TTGAAAAAATTCGCACTCGGCTTTGCCGCCCTTTTTCTCGTCGTTTTTGTAAATTTCCTCTACGAAAAGCTATCTCGCCCTACGCATTTTACCGTCACTCCCGATACTAAAATAGACCCAAACTCCGAGCTAGCCAAATACGTAACGCAAGAGGAGATAGACGATTTTGCTTTTAGATACTGGGATATAGACGAATACGAGGAAAACAACGCCACTCTTAACGCTTTAAGAAATTTGCTGAGGCTAAAAGATACCGATAAAATTTTAAATTTTATGACAAGAAACGGGCTTAGCGCCGACGTAAAGATGAAGGCAAACACGACTCCGCTGATGTACGCTAGCTTTTACGACGACGAAGCCACGGCAAAAAGACTTATAGATATGGGCGCAAACGCTCATGCGAAAGATAACTACAAACTCTCGCCCCTGGCCTACGCCATAGAAAACAACTCTACAAAGACCGCCAAGCTCTTGCTTGATAGCGGGGTTAAATTTAGCAATAAAGAAAAAATTCAAAGATATTTAAAAGCGCCCCAAAACGATAGGATCAAAAGCTTGACTATCGACGGAGATAATATATTTGTAGAGTACGAAGCAAAATACGGTCAGAAAAACGAAGGCTCAAAAGGCTGGATATTGCCTTTTGATTATATTACCTTTGGCAACTTTACCGAGATGCTACAAATACTATTTAGTATGGGGTATTTTGACGAGAACGGCAACTATTTTAAAGATATGAAATATATGCCAAACTACGAACCTATGCTAAATTTGCTACTAGACAATAACGTTTCGGGGCAGCCTACTAGCGAGGAGCGGAAAGAGGCGTATAAAAAGTGTCACGATAAAGTTGGAGTTTTTACTGCAGCAAAGGAAGGCTATATCTATAAAATGAATAAAGGCAGAGACGAAGAAGGCGAGGCTAGGTTGCGCAAAAACGACAAATATAGGCATTTATGTACCGAGTGCTTATATCATGAAGGTCTTTTAAAATACAAACCAAAGCCGCCAGATCCCGAACAAATAAAAAGATTTGACGATACTATAAATTTTTACTCTAAACACTGTTTGGACGAAAATGCTACATTTAAAGACACCGAATCTTTTGTAAAATGGGCAAATGAAGAAGAAAGACGAGAGAATATATTGCGGTTTTTAGAAGCGCACAAAAACAACCCCGCAAAGGTAATCTATATCGACGCCAATACAAGTAGTCAAAACAAAGAAAAGCTAATATCCAATAAACTAATCCAAAAATTAAGGAGTAAAGATGCCGCAGAGCGACGATGA
- the recO gene encoding recombination protein RecO — translation MQGYILHTQKVRDEDLLVYILTPSLLVKSYRFYGARHSNVLQGYKIDFELEGGENFLPHLRSVLHLGYRWLLSRERLLVWQQFMRLLYAHLRDVEQIDEVYFRELELCASRFDRGAPKRLLIESYVRILEAEGRLHDELFCFICDEPVEDNVALARSFLPAHEHCAAQKGFEIEKIKMLFSERSTLLLDDDEIDALYSILLQGL, via the coding sequence ATGCAAGGCTACATCCTGCACACGCAAAAGGTGCGTGACGAGGACCTGCTCGTCTACATCCTCACGCCCTCGCTGCTGGTTAAATCCTACCGATTCTACGGCGCGCGCCACTCAAACGTCCTGCAAGGTTACAAGATCGACTTCGAGCTAGAAGGCGGCGAAAACTTCCTCCCGCACCTGCGCAGCGTCCTACACCTAGGCTACCGCTGGCTGCTCTCGCGCGAGCGACTGCTCGTGTGGCAACAGTTTATGCGCCTACTCTACGCCCACCTGCGAGACGTAGAGCAGATAGACGAGGTGTATTTTCGCGAGCTTGAGCTTTGCGCCTCGCGCTTTGACAGAGGCGCTCCCAAACGCCTACTCATCGAGAGCTACGTGCGCATTTTGGAGGCAGAGGGCAGGCTACACGATGAGCTTTTTTGCTTTATCTGCGATGAGCCAGTGGAGGATAACGTGGCGCTAGCTAGGAGCTTTTTACCCGCTCACGAGCACTGCGCTGCGCAAAAGGGTTTTGAAATAGAAAAGATAAAAATGCTCTTTAGCGAGCGCTCTACGTTGCTACTTGACGACGACGAGATAGACGCGCTTTACTCCATTTTGCTTCAGGGGCTTTGA
- a CDS encoding tRNA dihydrouridine synthase, giving the protein MIDFSKKPLFLAPLAGFSDLPLRSVVKQFGCDVTVSEMISANALVYEGSKTLEMLKKSPLETPYIVQIAGSDADIVKKAVEILNGIDGIDGIDLNCGCPVPKVVKQSAGSALLKDISNLKRIVETIKKTSNKQMTSVKLRLGFDEKIPEILAIAAQDAGADYIAFHGRTRAGGYTTAVDYAAIGRAKEAVTIPVIANGDISPENAAQTLNLTNADALMIGRACIGKPWVFHEIKTGGSIDAATKKAIILAHFDAMIEHYGEHGAAIFRKHLHRYSKGIDGASAFRDEINHIAEPEILRQKIQTFF; this is encoded by the coding sequence CTGATAGATTTTTCAAAAAAGCCGCTTTTTCTAGCTCCGCTCGCGGGCTTTTCGGACCTGCCGCTTAGAAGCGTGGTCAAGCAGTTTGGTTGCGACGTGACTGTAAGTGAGATGATAAGCGCAAACGCCCTAGTCTATGAAGGCAGCAAAACGCTTGAAATGCTCAAAAAATCGCCGCTTGAAACGCCATATATCGTGCAGATCGCAGGCAGCGACGCGGACATCGTCAAAAAAGCGGTGGAAATTTTAAACGGTATCGACGGTATCGACGGTATCGATCTAAACTGCGGTTGCCCCGTGCCAAAGGTCGTCAAACAGTCCGCGGGCTCGGCTCTGCTAAAAGATATCTCGAACCTAAAACGCATCGTAGAAACCATCAAAAAAACCTCAAATAAGCAAATGACTAGCGTCAAATTGCGCCTGGGCTTTGATGAAAAAATCCCTGAGATTTTAGCCATCGCCGCGCAGGACGCCGGAGCCGACTACATCGCATTTCACGGGCGCACGAGAGCGGGCGGCTACACGACAGCGGTAGATTACGCCGCGATCGGCCGAGCCAAAGAAGCTGTAACCATCCCTGTCATCGCAAACGGCGACATCTCGCCGGAAAACGCAGCCCAGACGCTAAATTTGACCAACGCCGACGCTCTGATGATAGGACGCGCTTGCATCGGCAAGCCGTGGGTTTTCCACGAGATAAAAACGGGCGGCAGTATTGACGCGGCGACGAAAAAGGCGATCATTTTGGCGCATTTTGACGCGATGATCGAGCACTACGGCGAGCACGGAGCGGCGATATTTCGCAAGCACCTACACCGCTACTCCAAAGGCATAGACGGCGCCAGCGCCTTTCGCGACGAGATAAATCACATCGCCGAGCCTGAGATCCTGCGCCAAAAAATCCAAACATTTTTCTAG